From one Lolium rigidum isolate FL_2022 chromosome 4, APGP_CSIRO_Lrig_0.1, whole genome shotgun sequence genomic stretch:
- the LOC124649155 gene encoding ABC transporter C family member 8-like, with protein MRGTPFLLASACQGDLTLKLGSLCLKQMALIDLVNLLLLAIYILSLLIAACTRQFRFRASDLPLPCALASPCCALLGIACFFLGAWTSIPSPHRTELFVRGLVWVLLSVSLVFRPTRLSGALAMAWWALDAILITAYSLEKIVTGRNLRVLDVLSWALSLLLLVCAIRVCRARHGAAASARGGEESEPLLAPGGRERRTFGDAGFFSRLTFTWMDSLLRLGYSKPLDLGDIPPLDADDEAAEACRTFLVEWHRRREPLKSTSNLVLLVLAECHKKELFLTALYTLLRTLSFAASPVMLYCFVSYSDRPVRDLGTGLALIAGLVVMKLVESLSQRHWFFGSRRLGMRMRSALMAAVFEKQLRLSNEGRGRHSAGEITNYIAVDAYRLGEFPFWLHLGWSMPVQLALAIAILFWTVGAGALPGLAPVAVCGVLNVPFAKVLQRYQSKFMQAQDERQRATAEVLNSMKVVKLQSWEEQFRATVQRLRDVEVRWLAETQTKKAYGSALYWVSPTVISAVILAGTAAFQSAPLDAGVVFTILATMRVVSEPMRMLPEVLSVMIQVKVSLDRIGKFLAEDEFREDAVDRTGMPASDTSLAVHKGIFSWEPSKGSATLRDINITAMRGQKIAVCGPVGAGKSSLLCATLGEIPRMSGSVAVSGSVAYVSQTSWIQSGTVRDNILFGKPMNGQDYERAVKCCALDKDMDSFPHGDLTEIGQRGLNMSGGQKQRIQLARAVYNDADVYLLDDPFSAVDAHTAATLFNDCVMEALEDKTVILVTHQVEFLSKVDRILVMESGEITQEGNYEELLQSGTAFEQLVNAHKDSKTTLDSQDQGDAVKESGMIQYKLPMIQQASEAEISTGNLPSVQLTEEEKRELGEAGLKPYKDYVSVSKARFLLVLLILAQCVFVVLQCLATYWLALTVQNHRFSVAIVVGVYAVMATVSCIFAYVRSLLAAHFGLKASREFFSGFMDSVFKAPMLFFDSTPTGRIMTRASSDFCILDFDIPFTMSFVISGTIEVAGTLVIMIMVTWQVVMVAIPALIGVLCIQRYYIASARELVRINGTTKAPVMNYAAESMLGVITIRAFAATNRFIKTNLQLIDTDATLFFYTNAALEWVLLRVEALQILVIVTSSILLVILPEGAVAPGFLGLCLSYALTLSSAQVFLTRFYSNLENSIISVERIKQYMNLPSEPPAVISDKRPHPSWPSEGKIELENLRVKYRQNAPMVLRGITCTFAAGHKVGVVGRTGSGKTTLLSALFRLIDPSSGRILIDDVDICTIGLKDLRMKLSIIPQEPTLFRGSVRSNVDPLGLYTDQDIWEALDKCQLKKTISVLPGLLESPVSDDGENWSAGQRQLFCLARVLLRRNRILVLDEATASIDSATDAILQRVIKHEFSGCTVITIAHRVPTVTDSDMVMVLSYGKLVEYDRPSRLMENEDSAFCKLVAEYWSNYK; from the exons ATGCGAG GTACACCATTTTTGCTGGCATCAGCCTGCCAAGGAGATCTCACCCTGAAGCTGGGTTCTTTGTGTCTCAAGCAGATGGCGCTGATCGACCTCGTGAACCTTCTTCTCCTCGCCATTTACATCCTGAGCTTGCTGATCGCCGCTTGCACCAGGCAGTTCAGGTTCAGGGCAAGCGACCTTCCCTTGCCGTGCGCCCTAGCTTCTCCCTGCTGCGCGCTCCTTGGCATTGCGTGCTTCTTCCTGGGAGCATGGACGTCGATCCCCTCGCCCCACAGAACAGAGCTCTTCGTCAGAGGCTTGGTCTGGGTGCTCTTGTCGGTTTCCTTGGTCTTCCGTCCGACGAGACTCTCCGGGGCTCTGGCGATGGCGTGGTGGGCGCTGGACGCGATCCTGATCACGGCTTACAGCTTGGAGAAAATCGTGACGGGGCGAAATCTGCGAGTCCTTGACGTGTTGTCATGGGCTCTCAGCTTGCTGCTTCTCGTGTGCGCGATCAGAGTTTGCAGAGCCCGCCATGGTGCCGCCGCCAGCGCCAGAGGTGGCGAAGAGTCCGAGCCTCTCCTTGCACCGGGAGGCAGGGAGAGGCGAACTTTCGGCGATGCCGGATTCTTCAGCCGCCTCACGTTCACGTGGATGGACTCTCTGCTTCGCCTGGGCTACTCCAAACCGCTCGACCTTGGCGACATCCCGCCGCTGGACGCCGATgacgaggcggcggaggcgtGCCGGACGTTCCTCGTCGAATGGCACCGGCGGAGGGAGCCGTTGAAGAGCACAAGCAACCTCGTGCTTCTGGTGCTCGCGGAGTGCCACAAGAAGGAGCTCTTCTTGACGGCGCTGTACACACTTCTCCGCACTCTGTCATTCGCCGCGTCTCCGGTGATGCTGTACTGCTTCGTGTCCTACTCCGACAGGCCTGTGCGGGATCTCGGCACCGGGCTCGCGCTCATCGCCGGCCTAGTGGTCATGAAGCTCGTGGAGTCGCTGTCGCAGAGGCACTGGTTCTTCGGGTCGAGGCGGCTTGGCATGCGCATGCGCTCGGCGCTCATGGCCGCCGTCTTCGAGAAGCAGCTGCGACTGTCCAACGAGGGGCGGGGCCGCCACTCCGCCGGCGAGATCACCAACTACATCGCCGTTGACGCGTATCGGCTAGGCGAGTTCCCGTTCTGGCTGCACCTAGGGTGGAGCATGCCGGTGCAGCTCGCCCTCGCTATCGCGATCCTCTTCTGGACCGTCGGCGCCGGCGCGCTCCCGGGGCTGGCGCCCGTCGCCGTTTGCGGCGTGCTCAACGTCCCCTTCGCCAAGGTGCTGCAGCGGTACCAGTCGAAATTCATGCAGGCGCAGGACGAGCGGCAGCGCGCCACGGCGGAGGTGCTCAACAGCATGAAGGTCGTGAAGCTGCAGTCATGGGAGGAACAGTTCAGGGCGACGGTGCAGCGGCTGCGCGACGTCGAGGTGCGTTGGCTCGCCGAGACGCAGACCAAGAAGGCCTACGGCAGCGCCCTGTACTGGGTGTCGCCGACCGTCATCTCCGCCGTGATCTTGGCGGGCACGGCCGCGTTCCAGAGCGCGCCCTTGGACGCTGGTGTTGTGTTCACCATACTCGCCACCATGCGCGTCGTCTCGGAGCCGATGAGGATGCTGCCGGAGGTGCTTTCCGTCATGATCCAGGTCAAGGTGTCGCTGGACCGCATCGGGAAGTTCCTAGCCGAGGACGAGTTCCGGGAGGACGCCGTCGACAGGACTGGCATGCCGGCCTCCGATACGAGCCTAGCCGTGCACAAGGGTATCTTCAGCTGGGAGCCTAGCAAGGGCAGTGCAACTCTGAGAGACATCAACATCACCGCAATGCGCGGTCAGAAGATCGCAGTCTGCGGCCCAGTCGGCGCCGGCAAATCATCGTTGCTGTGTGCAACGCTTGGCGAGATACCAAGAATGTCTGGATCA GTGGCCGTGTCTGGCTCAGTCGCCTACGTTTCGCAGACGTCGTGGATCCAGAGCGGCACGGTGCGCGACAACATCCTCTTCGGGAAGCCGATGAACGGTCAGGACTACGAGAGGGCCGTCAAGTGCTGCGCGTTGGACAAGGACATGGACAGCTTCCCGCACGGCGACCTGACGGAGATCGGGCAGAGAGGCCTCAACATGAGCGGGGGGCAGAAGCAGAGGATTCAGCTCGCAAGGGCTGTCTACAACGACGCAGATGTCTACCTCCTCGACGATCCTTTCAGCGCCGTCGACGCGCATACCGCTGCAACCCTTTTCAAT GATTGTGTCATGGAAGCCCTTGAAGATAAGACGGTCATACTTGTGACACACCAAGTTGAGTTCCTCTCCAAGGTTGACAGGATTTTG GTTATGGAAAGTGGGGAGATAACTCAGGAGGGAAATTATGAGGAGCTTCTGCAGTCGGGCACCGCCTTCGAACAACTTGTCAATGCTCACAAGGACTCAAAGACAACACTGGACTCCCAGGATCAAGGCGATGCAGTGAAAGAATCAGGCATGATTCAGTACAAACTACCAATGATTCAGCAGGCCAGCGAGGCGGAAATCTCCACCGGTAACCTGCCGTCGGTTCAGCTGACTGAAGAGGAGAAGAGGGAGCTGGGAGAAGCTGGACTGAAACCGTACAAGGACTACGTGTCGGTGTCCAAAGCCCGGTTCCTCCTCGTCCTGTTAATCCTTGCACAGTGCGTGTTCGTCGTCCTCCAATGCCTTGCAACTTACTGGCTCGCATTGACAGTTCAGAATCATCGGTTCAGCGTCGCGATCGTCGTAGGAGTCTATGCGGTGATGGCAACCGTCAGCTGCATCTTTGCTTATGTGAGGAGTCTTCTTGCTGCCCACTTCGGCCTAAAGGCGTCAAGggagttcttttccggtttcaTGGATTCGGTGTTTAAGGCCCCCATGCTGTTCTTCGATTCTACCCCAACAGGAAGGATCATGACCAGG GCTTCGTCAGACTTTTGCATCTTAGATTTCGACATCCCGTTTacgatgagctttgtgatctctgGCACGATTGAAGTAGCAGGAACCTTAGTCATAATGATCATGGTTACATGGCAAGTTGTGATGGTTGCTATTCCTGCTTTGATTGGGGTGCTGTGCATTCAG AGATACTACATTGCCTCGGCTAGGGAGTTGGTGAGGATCAACGGCACCACAAAGGCTCCTGTCATGAACTATGCAGCTGAGTCGATGCTTGGAGTGATCACCATAAGGGCCTTTGCCGCTACAAATAGGTTCATTAAGACAAATCTTCAACTCATCGACACGGATGCAACACTCTTCTTCTACACAAATGCAGCACTAGAGTGGGTACTTCTGCGTGTCGAGGCTCTGCAGATCTTGGTCATTGTTACGTCGTCCATTCTTCTCGTCATTCTACCGGAGGGAGCAGTTGCTCCAG GTTTTCTTGGGCTATGCCTCTCATACGCATTGACGCTTTCTTCCGCGCAAGTGTTCTTGACACGATTCTACTCAAATCTGGAAAATTCTATCATATCAGTGGAGAGAATCAAACAGTACATGAATCTACCATCTGAGCCTCCCGCAGTTATCAGTGACAAAAGGCCTCACCCTTCGTGGCCATctgaaggaaagatagagttggaaAATTTGAGA GTCAAGTACCGCCAAAACGCACCTATGGTTTTGCGTGGGATCACGTGCACATTTGCAGCTGGGCACAAGGTTGGAGTTGTTGGAAGAACCGGGAGTGGGAAGACCACTCTTCTTAGCGCATTGTTCCGCCTCATCGACCCATCCAGTGGGCGAATTCTTATCGACGATGTTGACATCTGCACAATAGGACTGAAGGATCTTAGGATGAAACTCAGCATCATTCCTCAGGAGCCAACCCTTTTCAGAGGCAGTGTTAGGAGCAACGTTGATCCTCTGGGTCTGTACACAGACCAGGATATCTGGGAG GCATTGGATAAGTGCCAGTTGAAAAAGACAATCAGTGTCCTTCCTGGGCTACTTGAATCACCAG TCAGCGATGATGGCGAGAACTGGAGCGCTGGCCAACGGCAGCTCTTCTGCCTCGCACGCGTTCTCCTCCGCAGAAACAGGATCCTGGTCCTCGATGAGGCGACGGCGTCCATTGACTCAGCCACCGACGCCATCCTGCAGAGGGTCATCAAACATGAGTTTTCAGGGTGCACGGTGATCACCATAGCGCACAGGGTTCCTACTGTCACAGACAGTGACATGGTCATGGTTCTTTCCTACG GCAAACTTGTAGAGTACGACAGGCCATCAAGGCTGATGGAAAATGAGGACTCCGCCTTCTGTAAGCTCGTCGCCGAGTACTGGTCCAACTACAAGTGA